The Rhodocytophaga rosea genome has a segment encoding these proteins:
- a CDS encoding efflux RND transporter permease subunit — translation MSLSGISISRPVLAGVLSVLIILFGIVGYTYLGIREYPVTDSPIVTVTTTYPGASPDVIAYQITKPLEEVIGEANGIRTISSVSREAASVITVEFNLNVDLEAAANDVRDKVSKAIRLLPGDVDPPVVEKANSGDVVIFMAVESKTRSILEVSNIASTVIKERMQTIPGVKRVGIAGEKKYAMRLRIDPVKLAAYQLTPLDIEQALRKENVDLPSGRIEGDQNELTVRTLGRLVQEKDFDNMIIKQEGNSIIRFKDIGYAELGAENERTAILNSGKGNTPVVGVFVEPQRGANAVAIADEFYKRLKELRKEIPQEYELTVGKDFTEPIRNSISEVEETLFIAFGLVILILFIFLRDWRSTIIPVVAIPVSIISAFFIMYVAGYSINVLTLLGLVLAIGLVVDDAIVVLENIFAKVENGMNPVQAAFTGSKEIYFAVISTTITLAAVFLPILFLPGITGKLFQEFAIVVAGSVLVSAFVALTLTPMMSAYLLKPHTKPNWLYRKTEPFFVRLNNGYEQSLNWFMKRRWLAFAALAITMGLIYVVGRLLPSELAPLEDRSQLSLVVMAPEGSSYEYTEKYMNEVAKFSVDSTQGLFQSYSILALTFGPPAPVNVAIQNVFLNKPEERNTTQAQEFMRYARNAQQFRGVLAFPLQPPTIGSRFGQAQPVQYVLQGTNLKAITDVLPKFMEEARKSQVLLFVDSDLKVNKPELVLKIDRDKAAELGISVAEIARSLQLALSGQRYGYFIFNDRQYEVIGQLQKQDRDNPYDLKSIYARTRTGEVVSLDNLVTFEESISPAAIYRYDQAISATVSAGLAPGKTIGDGVAEMNAIAKRVLPPTIKTSLAGESRDFSESSSSLVFAFIFALVLIYLVLAAQFESLMDPFIILLTVPMAMTGALISLYAFDQTLNIFSQIGIITLIGLITKNAILIVEFANQSKEHGLTIMESAKAAAVSRFRPILMTSLAMIFGAVPIALTTSSRNSLGIVIVGGLLFAGFLTLYVIPAVYSYLARPYKARVVEKATPIQEPALA, via the coding sequence ATGAGTTTATCAGGAATAAGTATTAGCCGGCCAGTATTGGCTGGCGTACTATCCGTATTGATTATTTTATTCGGTATTGTGGGATATACCTACCTGGGTATCCGGGAATATCCGGTAACCGATTCTCCCATTGTAACTGTAACCACCACCTATCCAGGTGCAAGTCCGGATGTGATTGCCTACCAGATCACAAAACCCCTGGAAGAAGTAATCGGAGAAGCCAACGGTATCCGTACCATCTCTTCTGTTTCCAGGGAAGCAGCCAGTGTAATCACCGTTGAGTTTAACCTGAATGTAGACCTGGAAGCCGCCGCCAATGATGTGCGGGATAAAGTTTCCAAAGCCATTCGTTTGTTGCCTGGAGATGTAGATCCGCCGGTAGTAGAAAAAGCCAATTCTGGGGATGTAGTGATTTTTATGGCTGTAGAAAGCAAAACCAGAAGCATTCTGGAAGTAAGCAATATTGCGTCTACGGTGATTAAAGAACGCATGCAAACCATTCCGGGCGTAAAACGGGTGGGGATTGCCGGTGAAAAGAAATATGCCATGCGCCTCCGCATTGATCCGGTTAAACTGGCAGCCTATCAACTGACTCCTTTAGATATTGAGCAAGCCTTACGCAAAGAAAATGTAGACCTTCCTTCCGGCCGTATTGAAGGCGACCAGAATGAACTTACCGTACGGACTTTGGGCCGGCTGGTGCAGGAAAAGGATTTTGATAATATGATTATCAAGCAGGAAGGTAACAGCATTATCCGTTTTAAAGATATTGGTTATGCAGAACTGGGGGCTGAAAATGAACGTACTGCGATTCTGAACAGCGGCAAAGGAAATACGCCGGTAGTAGGGGTTTTCGTAGAACCGCAACGGGGTGCCAATGCCGTAGCTATTGCTGATGAATTCTACAAACGTCTGAAAGAACTCCGCAAAGAAATCCCACAGGAGTATGAACTAACCGTAGGAAAAGATTTTACAGAACCCATCCGGAATTCTATCAGCGAAGTGGAAGAAACGCTGTTTATTGCCTTTGGCCTGGTGATTCTGATCCTGTTTATTTTCCTCCGCGACTGGCGTTCTACTATTATCCCGGTAGTGGCGATTCCGGTGTCCATTATCTCGGCTTTCTTTATTATGTATGTGGCAGGGTATTCCATTAACGTTCTCACTTTACTGGGGCTCGTACTTGCGATTGGTCTGGTAGTGGATGATGCGATTGTGGTGCTGGAAAATATCTTTGCCAAAGTAGAAAATGGAATGAATCCGGTGCAGGCTGCTTTTACTGGCTCTAAGGAAATCTATTTTGCGGTGATTTCGACTACCATTACCCTGGCGGCTGTGTTCCTACCCATTCTTTTCTTGCCAGGAATCACTGGTAAACTGTTCCAGGAATTTGCTATTGTGGTCGCAGGTTCAGTATTGGTATCTGCTTTTGTGGCGCTTACGCTTACGCCGATGATGAGTGCCTATTTGCTCAAGCCGCATACTAAACCCAACTGGCTCTACCGCAAAACGGAACCTTTCTTTGTTCGGTTAAACAACGGCTATGAACAATCGCTCAACTGGTTTATGAAACGTCGCTGGCTTGCTTTTGCTGCCTTGGCTATAACCATGGGACTGATTTACGTAGTAGGCCGCTTGCTTCCTTCCGAATTAGCTCCTTTAGAAGACCGTTCGCAATTGTCACTGGTAGTAATGGCACCGGAAGGTTCTTCGTATGAATACACCGAGAAATACATGAATGAAGTAGCCAAATTCTCTGTAGATTCTACCCAGGGGCTGTTTCAGAGTTATTCGATTCTGGCTTTAACTTTTGGTCCGCCTGCTCCGGTAAACGTGGCTATTCAGAATGTGTTTTTAAACAAACCTGAAGAACGGAATACGACCCAGGCCCAGGAATTTATGCGGTATGCCCGCAATGCACAACAATTCAGAGGGGTACTGGCCTTTCCTTTACAGCCGCCTACCATCGGAAGCCGTTTCGGACAAGCACAACCAGTGCAATATGTATTGCAAGGCACCAATCTGAAAGCCATCACCGATGTATTGCCGAAATTTATGGAAGAAGCCAGAAAAAGCCAGGTATTACTCTTTGTGGATTCAGATTTAAAAGTAAATAAGCCTGAACTGGTACTGAAAATTGACCGCGATAAAGCCGCTGAATTGGGAATTTCGGTAGCTGAAATTGCCAGAAGTTTACAATTGGCCTTAAGTGGACAACGCTATGGGTATTTCATCTTTAACGACCGCCAGTATGAAGTAATTGGGCAACTGCAGAAACAGGACAGGGATAATCCCTATGATTTAAAATCTATTTATGCCCGTACCAGAACCGGTGAAGTCGTTTCATTAGATAATCTGGTGACCTTTGAAGAAAGCATTAGTCCGGCAGCGATTTACCGCTACGACCAAGCGATATCCGCAACAGTTTCGGCTGGTCTGGCACCAGGTAAAACCATTGGAGATGGCGTAGCAGAAATGAATGCCATTGCTAAACGGGTATTGCCGCCTACGATTAAAACATCCTTAGCTGGAGAATCCAGGGATTTTTCGGAAAGCTCATCCAGTCTGGTATTTGCTTTCATCTTTGCCTTAGTATTAATTTATCTGGTATTGGCTGCCCAGTTTGAAAGCCTGATGGACCCCTTCATCATTCTGCTTACCGTTCCCATGGCCATGACTGGTGCTTTGATCAGCCTCTATGCCTTCGACCAGACCTTAAATATCTTTAGTCAGATTGGAATCATTACGCTGATTGGATTGATCACGAAAAATGCCATTCTGATCGTCGAGTTTGCCAACCAGAGCAAAGAGCACGGTTTAACCATTATGGAATCAGCCAAAGCCGCAGCCGTTTCCCGGTTCCGCCCAATTCTGATGACGAGCTTAGCTATGATTTTTGGTGCTGTTCCTATCGCCCTCACTACCAGTAGCCGTAATTCGCTCGGAATTGTAATTGTAGGTGGTTTATTGTTCGCTGGTTTTCTAACATTATATGTCATTCCAGCGGTATATTCTTACCTCGCCAGGCCATATAAAGCCAGAGTAGTGGAGAAGGCTACACCTATTCAGGAGCCTGCGCTTGCTTAA